The sequence TAAACActtctaaattttatttatattttcctttgAATTTACATGATGAAAAAAGGTAGAGATGACGATGCACCATAGCTAATCAAATAACTGTGAAGGACATGAAATAGATTTTTTCCACCTTCTTACTGAGAAGTGTTCAATTATCAGCTATAAGATCTGGTATCTCAGATCAAGAATAAAACTTCAGAACAAAAATGTTTGTGTAAAATGGAACATCTCCTCCTGTTTGTGTTGTGTGGAGCAGTTCCAACTGAGTGAAGTCTCTATTTTAAGGGGGGCAGGGAGCAGCACTTGTCACAGTGCTGATCTTCAGCCCTGGGATGTGCTGCCCCTATAGAAAAATCATCTAAGGAGCCAATTACCCAAATCACTCTCATAAGGTTGTGGTGTTTGTAATTCCCTCAGAGCCACAGTTTCAGACACAATCTCATCCTGGTCATGTACATACTGAGTCCATGATTTCAGTACTTATATGATGATTTACGCTTATATGATGATTTGTACTTATATACATGGTTTCAGGTCTTTTCACATATCACATAACTGTGCTCCTTCTTCCTCTCATGCCGGCTTCCACCATTGCCTGCTTTCCCCTTCTCCCCACATCACAGGCAAGCCTTCCTCCACGTTTATTCTCTCTACTTCCTTTGTCTCACCTCTGTCACTCCTTTACAGATCACAGTCCACAGCTTCAGCAGATGATCCCGATCTCCTGCATGCAAGAGGCCATACCTTGTATACCTGGTGTTCTTTGGTCTGTACAGTGTGTGTATGGCCTGGCCTCCAGCCCCATGCCAcctccctgctgccctctgaccaGGGGCATTGCTTACTTGCTGCTCCCTACCACACCTTTAGGGGTCTCACATCTACTAGCATTAAAACTGTCTTCAAAGGCTtgcctgccagcttccctgctgcccagggatATTTCATGTACAGTCCTTATCTCAGGTGATCATTCTACAGATCAGGAGTAAGGCCCCAGCACCTGGAAACCAGACAAAGTAGCTGATAACTCATTCCCTCTAGGAAAATGTCACCACATTATCTGTTATCAGAGGTGCAGTCAGCAGTTTTACTCTCAATCACACTTCCCTGAAGGCAGAGGGGAAAAAGTCAAATTGAATATACTGACAGTTTTCCTTTATATGTCTTCCTAGCAAAGCAGAAGCTTCAACAATAAGCACCTGCTGCTGGATAATGGAAATATATTGAAGTTAGCCTTTTTAGCACCATTGATTTATTTCAGAGAGATATGTTACACAATAACCATGAAAGCAATGACCTTTATTGGAGACCCATATATGCCTCAGCCCCAGGCAAACAGAGACTCAAATAAAAGTGGTTTAACAAACAGGCCAGATTAAGTTCTGAAATAATTGGCAGGTAATTTTCCCCCTGTTCAACTAGGCTGGAAGGGAAGGAAGTGTACCAGCAGATGACTGTTTGTGCACTGAAGCATATTTATTACTGTAATTTGTTTTTTATCATTAAGTAGCTTTTTATCATGTCTGGGGAAAGCTTGTTTTATTTTCTCCGTGTAGGGACTAAACTCACTGGCCTAAACTAAACAGCAGAAAGAAAACTTCTATGTTATGCCTTTCAGTagccaaaaaaataaaattgggaaGAGCCACAAAGACAGCAGCAAGTCATTTTTAGTCCAAAGTCCATCACAGAAAAACAGGATGAGTCAGATGCCCTCACAACTCCGCATCATTTCCCAAAAGACTGGCACTGAAGACTAAAGGTGATTCTGTCTAAAAGGCTCTTGTTTAGCTCACCCTCTCCCAAAGCTGAGGTATGAGATAAATTCCTGATGGGTTCTGAGTACCAGAAAAAATGAGTTGTGCTACTTCCCAGGAGGTGATGTGCTCTGCTTGTTTCTCCTGCATCCTGTAAGCAAATAGTGCTGGATCTGCACCTGCCTTGGCACTGTCCTGATGAGAGGAAGGAATAAGCTGGGTGGGAAGTCAGAGATGCTAACAAGGTAACCCATGGGAAGTAAACTTTGGTGTCATTCTGGCCAAATCTCGGTTGTACCATGGATTAGAATAAAGTGACAAAGCAGTGGGAAAACAAATTTCTAGGGAGAAAAGAGATAGCAACTGAAGCAGCTACAGTGCAGCAGTTCCCTGCCCTGTGCTCAGGCCCACAATTGACCCCATACATGCTCAGACTCCTTCAGAAAATGGACAGCCCTTGCCAGTGAGTGAAGGAAGGAGAGAAAGCTGCTCCAGAACAATGTGTGTGAAGTATGACTGAGTATGTCAAATAACTCTTTGATCTTAGATCTACTGCACTCCCTCAGGATGTCATGCCCTGACACCTAAGTGATGCCTAGTATTTTTCATCTCCAATTAAACCACCATGACAGGTCACAGCAGTGAATGGGTAGCACTGTGCTGGGAGTCAGGATGCAAGACTTTAGCAGGAGGGAACAGCAACTGCTTCTGTCTCTCTTAAAGGCAGCAAAAGCTTCCTCACTCCCCCATTTCAGCCTTTACCCCCAAACTCAGGATGGGTGCAGGAAGTAAGTGAATGTGGTGCAAATTGCTCAATTTCATTGCAACCAAGTGTGAACGCTTTCAGCTCTATTATACCTTCTTAAGGCTTTGTTTCGTTTTTCaatttgttgttggtttggttccCTCAGGGCTTACTGTGTTGAAATTACAGCCTTGTATAAGATCTCTTAGTAGAATATTCATCAAAAGGATGCAGAGGTTGTTAACCACAGGATGGCACTTCCAATCTGGGTGGCCTTACTGCCTAATAACCTATCAGGGTTGTGCACAAATTTATGGTGCTTGTAGCCAGAGATGAAATTAAATGGCTTAAGGAAAAAGCATTCCGAAGTACCCATTAATAGAAAAATCAAAGACTTACGTTTTCAAGGTAATTAAATCATGTGCTCACAGACAGGAAGGTCAGACCTATCCAGAATATATATGACTTCAAAACTTTTAGTAGGCTACAGCCTGCCACAGCACATGTCTTAGCTGTGGCTGAGATATAGTATGGGTCTTTCACTCTATGGAGACCCATTACTGTGGGAAGAAAAGGATAATAAAATAGATGGACATCAGTAAAGTCCCTTTTGAGACCCTTTAGCTCAAAGGTACTTTCCAGAATGTGGCTTGAGAGACTTCATTTCAGTGTTAAATATTAAAAGTGGATTGGCAGACAGAAAAATTTTTCAGGTTTTTACAGACCACCTTGAGTAGATCATGACTTTGTTCAAAGCTTTAAGGGCTCAAGAAAAATTGAAAGTACCTGATATCTCAAGAAAACATGccaaaaaatccctttttcctACTCTTTTTGTGTTGCATTATACAAGGTACACTGGAACAgtcatgggggaaaaaaattaaattgattcAACTAGGCATACTTCACATGTTTTTAATCTTGCCACCCAAGACAACCTCAGCTAATCTAATGTATGCACATAATGATTCTTCATTTGTTTAACAAGTCATTTATGCAAGAGGAACATGAATTTGAAATGCTAACCTAATCTCCAGCATCAGGAAGAGTTATGTCAGGTTGTCTGTATGCAAGACCTAACAGTTGACTGTTGTTTCTTTCAGCAGCCAAACCATTCTTGAGAGTGACTGCTTTCTGCAGTGAATCTCCAGTGTTTTTGTCCAGTTTTTCATGTATTTTGTGCTGAACTTCAACACAGATCTTGAAGTAGTCTTTGTCTCCAAATTAGAATTCTGTAGGCAAAACCTTGCATGCCTTTGTGCTGCTGACAGTAATTATTAGCAGTCTGTCATCGACCAGCCCATTCCATTTCCTAAGTGCAAAAGACTTTCTGCTTTCCTCCTCATTGATGTTATTCAGAGAGCAAATTCTTCAAATTAATTTGTAATGTTATGTATTATTCTGAGCTGCATCATTATCATTAATAATAATTAGTATAACAATATAATAATAACTtatctttattatttttgttggtggtggtcttgttattattattatcattaataataataataataataataataataataataataataataataataataataataatagtcttTATTACACTGAACTAAATGTGGACCCCTCTAGCTTCTTTGCACCAGCCCAGTGGTCCAAGGATGCTGTAAATCTGATCTGATCCAGAAGGGCAGAGGAGAGGATGTCTCAACAATCCACATGGATATAAACCACTTGACTAGGGAGCAGTAGGGACAAGACTACATCAGTTGTATAGACCACAATAGCACTATAAAAACTCTGTGAGGCTTAAATAAGAGTCACAAACATGCTCACATCTCTCCTGTTGCATGAGAAGTGGAAGGGAAGGTGCCGTTACCCTTGGGAGCCAGAGTCTCTCTGAGATTAGTCTGGTGAATGATCAACCTGGTGAAAGTTTTATTTGGTTTACAAACTACAAGTGGCCTGTGGGCAGACAGTTGAGAGGTCCATTTCAAGGCTTTCTATTAATCCTTGAATGCTAGGAACAGGGTGACTATCTGAGCTGAATTCTCACTCTTTTCTCCATTGCTTTTACTTATTCCAAGCAAATCTCAGGTCTTCAAACATGAAGTCTACTTTAAAGCTTTGTAGGATTGAAGATAAAGACAAGGCTGAGCTTTCCCTAAAAAATTAGACAGACATAAAGTGTATTCTTAGTGTTGTAAACCTGATTTATCATCTACTATTAGCAGCAAAACAACAGTTTTTGAACAGATATTTTATAATACAAAACCTGCACTGGGGAATTAGAAGGGGTATACTAGTAGGTGCCAGTATTATAATGAGCATAATTGATTTGGATATATACCAAGAGCAGTATTGCACTAAATATTCACAAAAAGCCCCCAGTTCATCACATTCTATTAGTTTTTTTCCTTGCAGAGTTGTAAAATAAAAGTAAGGCCACCCAAAACTAACTTCTGTCTTCACTTGCAAACTTGCTGTGTTGTGCAGAATTTAACAGACTTGATGTTTTAGATGCTGAAATGTCAATGTAATCTAAATACCAGTATTCAGATTTTTATGAGTTCAcaattaagatttttttctctACGTGTCTGTTAAATTTTAAGTTCTCTAGTAAGTTTGAATGAAAGTGGGAAAGCAGTATCTTTAAATATTGCATTTATAAATTTTGGTATTACTAAGTCCATCTCAACTGTAGAAGTAGAATCACATAACCATCTGTGTCTGGATAATGGAAATATTTGTTCTGCTTGTTCACATAGGTAGACTGATACCTTAGCAAAAAGTATAATAGCAGCTAAGTTCAAGACTTTGAAAAGCTTCATTTTGACTGACTGTTGCTTTTCATGCTGTTAAAATTATGTTTAATCAAGTGCTTTGGTATTTATTTGTTCATGCCAAAAAAATAATCCTGGGAACACTGATAATCTACTAATTTAGAAAAATACATGTTTTTCAAAATGTACCTTGCAGAAATAAGCCCCTTATAAAATCTTTAAATATTTCGTTCAGAGATATGCCCATAGAATTCACTGAAAAGAATATTGTAAATTTCAATAGGCTTTTGTTGATTAGGCAGCAGGTGGAGGTAAATACTTTCTATCACCGTAAGAGCTCTGCTTCTATTCATTGTAAGAACAGCATGATTAGAAGTACAAAGATTACTGAGTACATCAAGCAAAACCCTTCATAAATGGTGTATAGAGGCCATTAAATAAAGCAAGTCCAAGAACTTTTGAACTTAAACTGGCAATGAAAAATAGATTGCAAAACTGAAAAATATGTAGCATTTAAGTGGGATAAGCCCCATGCCCAGTGAAGAAACTTTATTCTGTTTATTCAGAGTGTTTTTCTGTCCATCCTCTGTCATGCTAACCTGAAAGTCATTTACATATTGGTTgatggtttgggcttttttgctGTATCAAGCATTCCTTTTAAATCATAATGGCTTTAAATACTGCTGACAAAGCATTGTCATTATTACCTGACGATGCGCTCTGCAGACAGACCTGTCCCAGAATCACGTGTgatggcagcagcactgagcagcatTCCCAAGTGGGCTTTCTTGTCCAGCTGTGAAGAAGGCAGGCAATCATCCAAGGTCTGAGCAGGGATCAGCAGCCCAGGTGAGGGCACAGAACGAACCCTCATCACCTTTGAGAGCCACTGCCCCTCTGTCGCTGTCCCAGCCTGAGCAGATCAGGTGGGAGCCAGCTGGATATGTCTGCTCACAACACAACCAAACCTTCAGGGCAGCTCTGGACAAACCTTCAGCTACTCCTGGATATCTCAGACCTTTGGAGAGATACTCATTTTGATAAACCACAGAGCTTAGTACTGGATAATATTAAAAGCAGAATATAAATGTTGCTGCTTTCATTCTCATATGGAAGATTCTCCAGCAAATTGCCcgagaaatattttcttctccttCCAAACAGTTTTTAGGGCTGTAGCTTTTATTGTGTACCTCTCCCACACTGCAATCCTGTACATATTCCCCAAGTTCCAGAAGAGAGAGTTCTAGATGCTTGCAGCATCTACCTCCTCCTATGTTAGTTACAAACTTGTGATATAAATGGAGTAAGGAAAGTTTTTACAGGACTTTCAGAATATGGAGTTTATTTACAACTTCAACGTATAATATTCAGATCATACTTTCTCAAGGCAGCAGTCAAGATAGCGTTTTTATCTTCTTGAAAATCTGTTTTAAAAGCCACCCTAAATAAAAATTAGGATTGTAAGTGCCTTCTCATGCTCAGTGCTAAAAATGAGAGAATAAATCCAACATCAATGACTTCAAATGTTCATCATAAAAGCTTTTTAGGTCCATTCAACATGAAGTCTGCATTTTTGCACAGTCCACCAAAGAAAAGTTCCAAATGCACATTCACTACACATTCCTTTCATTGGGATTTTTTGCCACTGACTCATGTTCTGAAGCAATCTAACTCAGAGAgataaaacccacaaaattatGTATTTTACATTTTGCTTTCCCTAGCAGGTTCCCTGACAAGTCTTTTGAAATGAGCTATTCCTCTTGAAAAGCACTCCATAAATTGTAAAATATTTGATCAAATACTCTTCTTATTAGTTTTGCAGAAATGGAAGGAAGTTTCATCAAAAGAGCAAGCCAtctgaccccccaaaatccaagcagccacagggcccagcAACCTCAGCAGCGATCAGGGCAGCATGGCCGGGAACATTatttaaattgaatttttttttttttttgtaccacTGCAAAAGTACAGCATCCACATAAAAAATGGATCTCAAGTGCTGCTTATTTGAAATGACATCATTACTACTTCACAACCTAGAATGAATTTTCTATTTCTACAGAACATAGTTTTGATATTTGGCATGACATCAGCAGGTACGGAAAATCTATCCATGTAGTACAGTATCTGATCTGAAAACATACAATTTTTTTCATCTTGTCAGTTTGTTACCAACTATAATATTGTTTCTTCTATTTGTATCTTTTTCTTCTGCACAAGTTAAATTAATCTTTTTTTCCTTACGCCTTTTAGCTGATGTCTCACTGAACCGCCAACATGGAGGTGAATCATAGTGTGGTCATTTCTTTAAAAGCAGGAAATGTGATCTTTGACAGTATCTAGCACATTATTGTACAGAAGCTTTTTATAGATGATGCACTGAATTTGGTTTTATTTAACAATGTCATTTGTGGTCACTCACATgctctgccaattttttttcctaGGTACACGAAAATGAAGACTGCCACCAACATCTATATTTTCAATCTTGCATTGGCAGATGCCCTAGCAACAAGTACTCTGCCATTCCAGAGCGTGAATTACTTGATGGGAACCTGGCCATTCGGTACCATCCTCTGTAAGATTGTCATATCCATAGACTACTACAATATGTTCACCAGTATCTTCACTCTCTGCACCATGAGTGTGGATCGCTACGTGGCTGTTTGCCACCCCGTTAAGGCCCTTGATTTCCGCACCCCCCGAAATGCCAAAATTGTCAATGTCTGCAACTGGATTCTTTCCTCTGCCATTGGCCTGCCAGTTATGTTCATGGCAACTACTAAATACAGGCATGGTAAGTCTGGCTTTCATTCCTAAATTGAATACTCTACATTTCAACTCTTTTCTGCATTGTTTCACTGTATTGTAGAGGCGTTGAATTAACTTCTGACCTCCAACATGTGTTGACCTCCAACATGTGTAAAGGAAGTATCAGTGCAAATGAGCCCCTTCAAAAATTTTGCATCTGGCTGTAGTTGACTGGACAAGCAGTACATGTGATCTGTGTTTTACAacaagcagctccagctccttcagtGGGTTCTTGCAAGTCTTGCAGTCCCACTCAGTTACTGCAGTGTTTGGAAAAGCCAATCTGTGCCTGCCTGCCTTCTGCTGTGGGGCAGTTCTGCACTGCCCTTCAGCACAGGAGCCTGTGCTTTACCCAGGATACTCCCTCTGGGAAGCTGACAGTCATAGATATGTTACTCTCTGCCTGGCAGGACATGATACAGAGCAGAGAGCACATTCTGGACCACTGGTGCTCCGAGACCTTCCATAAAGGGGCAGTGACAGAACGTCAGCATAAATCCAGACCCTCCACAGTGCATAGTTACCAAGTGTCATGGCATTCTCTTCCCCATTGCTCTGAAATGCACAAACTCTCAGCATATATATGGTGGCTTAACAATCTTTCTTTTCACCATGTTTTATACTGAAAGTGAAAATCAGTCAAAGCTTAAGCATATGTGACAATTCAATTCTTTTCCTTGTTTATTAGCCATTAAATTCCAAGCCATAATGTGCTAAAGAAAACATgttaatttggttttgttttcctaaCTCAAGCTTCATGCACTCCATCCTACCAATGTTTGTGTAAATGACAGGTCACAGATTGCTTCATTTTACACGTTTGCTTAGGTGTAAAGTCTTCATATATTTGCCTACGATATTTAATTAAATAAAGGATTAaataaaagcaaatgaaaaactGACCTGAATGTTCTTCTCTGCTGTTTTCCTTTTCATCAGGCTCAATTGACTGCACCCTTACATTCTCCCACCCTGCTTGGTACTGGGAGAACCTCCTGAAAATCTGTGTGTTCATCTTTGCCTTCATCATGCCGGTGCTGATCATTACGGTGTGTTACGGGCTGATGATTTTACGCCTGAAGAGCGTCCGCATGTTGTCCGGCTCCAAAGAGAAGGACAGAAACCTGAGGAGAATCACCAGGATGGTTCTTGTGGTGGTGGCGGTGTTCATTGTCTGCTGGACTCCCATCCACATTTACGTTATCATTAAAGCCCTGGTCAACATCCCAGAAACTACTTTCCAGACTGTCTCCTGGCACTTCTGTATTGCTCTAGGGTATACAAATAGCTGCCTTAATCCCGTCCTTTATGCGTTTCTAGATGAGAATTTCAAAAGGTGTTTCAGAGAGTTCTGCATCCCCACCTCCTCAACCATTGAGCAGCAAAACTCCACCCGAG comes from Melospiza melodia melodia isolate bMelMel2 chromosome 3, bMelMel2.pri, whole genome shotgun sequence and encodes:
- the OPRM1 gene encoding mu-type opioid receptor, whose amino-acid sequence is MAVAYLLGNGSAPLLAGALEVPLAANASACRPPCPAWGNASAALGWNRSEPCGGNGNGSAGGGGPCAPAGGGPSVVTAIAIMALYSVVCVVGLFGNFLVMYVIVRYTKMKTATNIYIFNLALADALATSTLPFQSVNYLMGTWPFGTILCKIVISIDYYNMFTSIFTLCTMSVDRYVAVCHPVKALDFRTPRNAKIVNVCNWILSSAIGLPVMFMATTKYRHGSIDCTLTFSHPAWYWENLLKICVFIFAFIMPVLIITVCYGLMILRLKSVRMLSGSKEKDRNLRRITRMVLVVVAVFIVCWTPIHIYVIIKALVNIPETTFQTVSWHFCIALGYTNSCLNPVLYAFLDENFKRCFREFCIPTSSTIEQQNSTRVRQNTRDHASTANTVDRTNHQLELQEAETTPLP